CCATTAGTGAATATTATGACCGGGACAGACCGACTTTTTATAAAAAAATTCAAAGTGTTCGTGAAAACGATATGGATATGACCGGATGGTTGGAGTATTTCATCATTGGCTTGGAAACTCAAATGATCGAGGTCAAAGAGCGTGGTGAACGAGTGATCCGCAGAGACGTTATGGTTCAAAAATATGGGTTAAACGAGCGGCAAGGGAAAGCTGTAGAGTTTTTATTAACCCATGGAAAGCTCACTATAAAAAACTTTGAAAAACTTTGCCCTGAAGTTAACCGGCGCAGTTTGCAGCGAGACTTAAAATCATTTTTGGAAAAAGGTTTGATCAAAGAATCTGGGGCGGGACCGACGGATCCAACACGTCATTATGTTCTATCATAGCTATGACATACTATGACACCGAGCTGTGACATTGCTATGACAAATACTGTGGCATTTGGAATTTAATATATCAAATCAATATGTTATTTGATGAAAAGGCAGACACCATGATAAAAATACCCTATGCCGTTGGAAGTTATGAAGAAATACAGGAGCAAGGGTATTACTATGTCGATAAAACCCGGTATATCGAAGCGCTTGAGCAATGGAAGGTTCCTGTCTTTTTAAGACCGCCCAGGTTCGGTAAAAGTCTTTGGTGCTCAACACTTGAATGTTTCTATGACATTAACCGTAAAGATAAATTTGACGCTTTATTCGGCAATACCTGGATAGGCAAGAACCCAACGCCGTTAAAAAATAGTTTTATGGTGCTGCGTCTGAATTTCAGCGTAGTCTCGGTAAAACCGGATATGGCAAGTATTGAAGCTAGTTTTAATTTTACCCAGTCTGCCCGGATAAACACCTTTGTCTCCTATTATAAAAATTTATTCGGCAAATTTCCTGATATATCTGATCGTCCCATTGCGGATCAATTGCAATTTATAATTGAATGGATCACCAATAATAACCTTGCCCCCCTTTATATCATCATCGATGAGTACGACAATTTCACCAATCAGTTGATCACCACCCGTAACGATGATCTTTATAAAGCGTTGACATCGGGAGACTCTTTTTTACGGTCGTTTTTCAAGGTAATAAAATCAGGCGTTGAGCAGCAAAGTATCGGCAAGGTATTTATCACAGGCGTTCTGCCGATTACCATAGATGACCTGACATCCGGGTTTAATATTGCCGAGATTGTTACTTTGGAAGAAAGCCTTGTCGATATGCTTGGCTTTACCCATCAGGAGACAATCGATTATTTATCCCATGTGTTTGACTCGTTGGGTTTTGACGATGTTCATATGCCCGAGATACTTGAAATTATGAAAACCAATTATGACGGTTATCGGTTTTTGCCGGATACGGAAGAAAGCTTATACAACGCCACTGTCGTTACATATTTTTTTAAAAGGTTTGTCTTAAATAAGGGCAAGATTCCAAGGGAACTTATTGACGACAACCTTAAAACAGATGTTTCCTGGATAGAAAGATTGACCACTGTCAAGGAAAACACGGATGCCATGATGGATGCTTTAGTATTTGAAAACAGTCTTGAATACGATCAAAAACAGCTGATATCAAAATTTAATATGCGTCAGTTTTTTGAAAAAGATTATTATCCTGTCTCTCTTTTTTATCTTGGCATGGTGACCTGCAAGGATGATTTTACCATGTGCCTTCCAAACAACACCCTAAGGGAAATTTTTGTTGATTATTATAACGAACTCAACAATTACGAGGTTTCAAAAGGGTACACTGACTATTTCCGTCAATATCTTGCAAATCAGGACATGGAAGAATTGTTTTCAGGTTTTTATAAAACCTATTTAGGTCAGTTCCCGGCACAGGCCTGGGATAAAATCAATGAAAATTTTATCCGATGCACGTTTTATGAGCTTTGTACCCGCTATCTGTCACGCTATTTTACCCTTTCCATGGAAGTGAACTACCCGTCCGGTAGAAGCGACTGGGAAATGACCGGCAAGTATCACACCAAATACAAGAACACCAAAACCATCATTGAGTTCAAATACGCCCCGTCAAAAGCGGCCAATGATATATTATCCCTTGAAGCCCCCTTTGAGGCCGACGCAAACCAGGTGCTGGGCTATAAAAATAGCGCGCTGCAAAAATTTGATCATTTTACCATTGACGCCTGCGTCATTTATGTCGCAGGGAATAAAGGGTTTCGGTATTTTAAGATTGATTGAGAATTATTTAACACCGGCCGAATTCATTTTTTCAAGAGATGGTACAGCCCTTGGTTAAACTCAGCAATGCGTTTTTGATTTTCTTTTATCTGTTTTGATAAAAGCAGGTAAAAATTCTGGCGAATTAAAGGTTTCGGGTGGTGCGTGAATAGGGCGGCAGTTTTTTGGGGAAAGAGTCCTTTTATGGACTCATACCCACTTTCTAAAATAACAGGTGTATAATCAATTTCACCTGAAATCAGTTTTTTGAAATTGGCGTCTTCATTTTCTGCGGTCAGAGATGAAAGTCGGCCCGAAAAAACTGCAGCATCAAAGAGGTCCTCATAAAGCATTCCTTCAACGATTCCTGCCTTGTAGCGACCTAGATCGTTAAGTTGCTGCCAGTCAAAATTTTTTGATTTCAGATGAAAAAAAACAATGTCCGCGGTGATGAGGGGGATGCTGAAATAAAAATAATCATTTCGGTTTTTGGTTTTTCTCCAGAGAATCGTGCCGTCAACCAGCCCGTCCTTTGCCATATTAAACGCAGTGAGCCTAGACCGAAAAATAAATGAGACCTGGTAGTTTTCCAGTGCAAAGGCCCGGGTCACGATGCCCGATACCTTGCTGGAAAAAGAGGCGGCTATATTTCGGGAAGATTGTTGAGATGGCTGAAAACCTGTACTGATCGTAATTTTTTGGGCTGGGCCGAACACCTCTTTCTGAGCCATGAGAACATATTGGTCAATTATATGTTCTTGTTTCATCTGTTTCAGTACGGATGCAAGGGGTTTTGCCAGGTGGGCATATTTTTTGTTCAGATAGGGATAAAGGGGTAGGGTACCTAATGAACCGGTATTGTATATAATTTTATGTCTGAACTCTTCTTCTTTGAGAATGCTGTCAATGGCACCTGAGACGCCCAGAAATATCCCGATTCTGTTCGATACGAGCATCCGCAGCCCCTGGGTATAATTCAATGCGCCGTAGAAGGTTTGGGAATTTGAACGATACTGTCGAACCATGCGGTCAAGATAGACACTGCCTTTGCTGAACCCAATAACACTGTTTTCATATTTTTTTAAGTCCGGCCACCCATCAACCTGGATATCAGGACTCATGGAATATACACAGATATGACTTTCCCAGATGGGTTCTTTTACCTGTATTAGATTGGGATATTTTTTCTGTAACGCCTGGGGCATCTGTGCCCTTGCACATTCTCCAGCTATCCTTCCGGCATTGGATTCCGCAAGGGAGCGCTTCAACGGATACAGATTGTAGGCAAAGGTATAGCCCAGTCTGGAAAAGGCGTCTTTATAAAATAGCTCCATTGCCCGGTTACACATATCGCACCCAAGATTATGCATCGCAAAGACAATGGGGTCCCTGTCGATATGTTCTAAGGGGCGGTGAGCCAGGTCGTTTTCCAGTGCTGCTGAGTCGCCGACAGGGATAAACAGTGAACAGACAATACTGATCCACAGTATAAAAACTGTTTTTTTAATGGCCATTCTTTTATTGAGAACCTTTTAGCGCCTCTTGTTTACAAATTAAAGGCCGGGATATGTCACAATGCCCGGCTGATTATTTTAAGACCATCCAGGGTCAGGGCCAAGTCCACGGATTCAATAACATTGGATACGTCGGCAATGAGCGGGGCAAGTCCGCCCGTGGCAATGATCATAGGCGTGGTTTTCATCTCCTGCTTCATCCGCTCCACCATGCCGTCCACCATGGCTGCGTTACCGAAAATGATGCCGGACTTGATACTTTCAATGGTGTCGTCACCGATTACCCTTTCCGGGGCTTTGAGCATTTCCACCCTGGGCAGGCGTGACGCCCTATGGAACAGGGCTTCTGATGAGATGACCACACCAGGGCAGATGGCACCGCCTAAATATTCGCCTTTTTCCGATATGGCGTCAAAGGTGGTGGCTGTACCGAAATCAATGACGATCAGCGCTTTTTTATATTTTTCATAGGCGGCCACAGCATTGACAATACGATCAGCGCCGACCTCGTTGGGGTTGGAATAGAGAATGGGCATCAGTCCTTTTACGGACGCCGCGTTGATCCATAATGGCGTAATCTCCAGATAACGCTCGCAAAACGCGTTTAAGATTCTCACGGATGACGGTACCACAGAGGATATGACGACCTTTGTGATGTCAGTGAGTTGGATGTGTTTGTCGGCAAAAAGTGCCCGGGCCAGGATATTGAATTCATCGGCCGTGGTTTCCCGGATGGTTCTGATACGCCAGTCCTGCTTCAGTGACTCGTTTTCGTAAACGCCGAGCACTGTATTGGTATTGCCCACATCAATTACCAGCAGCATGTTTTCTCCTTTGGAATCCCCAATGTTGGGGTCTATTCAATTTTAACGGTAAATACCCGGGGTGAGGCATTGATCATAACCAGATCCACGGGGATGTCAATACAGGCGTGCCGGGCATATACCCCGGGTTTAAGCCCTTCAAGATCCATGAATGCATGAATTTTGTCTGTCAGGGTGGTGGTATTTAATTTTTTTTGGGGTCCTTTAAGGTCAATGGAGATGGTTGACGGTTCAATGCTGACTTTTTTCCCGGGCCGGTTTTGAATCTCTATTGGAATCTGTTCAATGGTCCGGGTACCGATAAGTGGCTGAACCTGCACGGACACCACAAATATTGACTGGGCAACCGTGAAAAGCTTGGGTTGCTTTAGATCTAAGGGAACTTCTTTTTTAAAATTTTCATGGGCATTGGCCAGGTCCACGGGTTTGGTGGAAAGCTCTTTGATTCCGTTGATCAGGGATTTTGCACCGGTCAGGGCCACGGTGCCTGGCTCACACACCGGTGAAAAAGCCATGTAGCCCTTGGCCGTTTTTCCAATATATGGAACCTTCACCTTGAATACCCGGGTTACTTTTTTTTCCAGGCGGATATTTAGATATGAGGGCGTGATATTGACGATGGAAACAGAACGCCCCAGAGGAATCCGGGTCTTGTCCACAGGCAGCAGATAACGGCCGGGTTCTATGGCATCAGTGCCGCCGGCCGGGTCAAAGGCCAGGTCCGTATAAATGTCTGCAGGATAGACCAGACTTTTTTTTGATAGTTTTTCAATGAGTTTGGGTCGGCATTTGATCCTGACTTCGATTTTGGCTGTGTGAAAATTGGTCAAAATCATATCATCGGGAACATTGGCATAATCCACAGGCAGTAGCAAATTTGTTTCCCTGGGATCCTGGGAGCAGGCGGTGAAAATAATAATCGTTATGACCGCAGCCGCCACAGCCATTGGGGCGGCTATACGGAAA
This window of the uncultured Desulfobacter sp. genome carries:
- a CDS encoding AAA family ATPase, giving the protein MIKIPYAVGSYEEIQEQGYYYVDKTRYIEALEQWKVPVFLRPPRFGKSLWCSTLECFYDINRKDKFDALFGNTWIGKNPTPLKNSFMVLRLNFSVVSVKPDMASIEASFNFTQSARINTFVSYYKNLFGKFPDISDRPIADQLQFIIEWITNNNLAPLYIIIDEYDNFTNQLITTRNDDLYKALTSGDSFLRSFFKVIKSGVEQQSIGKVFITGVLPITIDDLTSGFNIAEIVTLEESLVDMLGFTHQETIDYLSHVFDSLGFDDVHMPEILEIMKTNYDGYRFLPDTEESLYNATVVTYFFKRFVLNKGKIPRELIDDNLKTDVSWIERLTTVKENTDAMMDALVFENSLEYDQKQLISKFNMRQFFEKDYYPVSLFYLGMVTCKDDFTMCLPNNTLREIFVDYYNELNNYEVSKGYTDYFRQYLANQDMEELFSGFYKTYLGQFPAQAWDKINENFIRCTFYELCTRYLSRYFTLSMEVNYPSGRSDWEMTGKYHTKYKNTKTIIEFKYAPSKAANDILSLEAPFEADANQVLGYKNSALQKFDHFTIDACVIYVAGNKGFRYFKID
- a CDS encoding ABC transporter substrate-binding protein, translating into MAIKKTVFILWISIVCSLFIPVGDSAALENDLAHRPLEHIDRDPIVFAMHNLGCDMCNRAMELFYKDAFSRLGYTFAYNLYPLKRSLAESNAGRIAGECARAQMPQALQKKYPNLIQVKEPIWESHICVYSMSPDIQVDGWPDLKKYENSVIGFSKGSVYLDRMVRQYRSNSQTFYGALNYTQGLRMLVSNRIGIFLGVSGAIDSILKEEEFRHKIIYNTGSLGTLPLYPYLNKKYAHLAKPLASVLKQMKQEHIIDQYVLMAQKEVFGPAQKITISTGFQPSQQSSRNIAASFSSKVSGIVTRAFALENYQVSFIFRSRLTAFNMAKDGLVDGTILWRKTKNRNDYFYFSIPLITADIVFFHLKSKNFDWQQLNDLGRYKAGIVEGMLYEDLFDAAVFSGRLSSLTAENEDANFKKLISGEIDYTPVILESGYESIKGLFPQKTAALFTHHPKPLIRQNFYLLLSKQIKENQKRIAEFNQGLYHLLKK
- a CDS encoding type III pantothenate kinase; its protein translation is MLLVIDVGNTNTVLGVYENESLKQDWRIRTIRETTADEFNILARALFADKHIQLTDITKVVISSVVPSSVRILNAFCERYLEITPLWINAASVKGLMPILYSNPNEVGADRIVNAVAAYEKYKKALIVIDFGTATTFDAISEKGEYLGGAICPGVVISSEALFHRASRLPRVEMLKAPERVIGDDTIESIKSGIIFGNAAMVDGMVERMKQEMKTTPMIIATGGLAPLIADVSNVIESVDLALTLDGLKIISRAL
- a CDS encoding CdaR family protein, giving the protein MAHTFSGSMMLKRYAHSHTSLTLSGMLKRRQISSLFRIAAPMAVAAAVITIIIFTACSQDPRETNLLLPVDYANVPDDMILTNFHTAKIEVRIKCRPKLIEKLSKKSLVYPADIYTDLAFDPAGGTDAIEPGRYLLPVDKTRIPLGRSVSIVNITPSYLNIRLEKKVTRVFKVKVPYIGKTAKGYMAFSPVCEPGTVALTGAKSLINGIKELSTKPVDLANAHENFKKEVPLDLKQPKLFTVAQSIFVVSVQVQPLIGTRTIEQIPIEIQNRPGKKVSIEPSTISIDLKGPQKKLNTTTLTDKIHAFMDLEGLKPGVYARHACIDIPVDLVMINASPRVFTVKIE